The following DNA comes from Silurus meridionalis isolate SWU-2019-XX chromosome 14, ASM1480568v1, whole genome shotgun sequence.
AATTATTTTCAAAAACGTAACACAACTGAACAACTCCTGAGTTATTGTAAACTGTCAACTACTTTGCTTTTTGAAAGTTGGAATGCGCTATTCAACTGTAGGTAAAATCTCGACTAAACCCCTGTGTAGAGTTTAAGCTTGGCGAGGTTGGAAATCCActttgcgtgtgtgtttgcgtgtctCTTAGTTTAAACAGAGActggcttgctgtgtgtgtgcctaGAAGACACGTTTCTGACAGCTGCATTACTAGACTTTGGCTCTTCCCTGCGTGGGTCATTCAGGCTGACGGGAGCTGGAGCCCCAGGAGAAGAGGCTCGTCAGCCGATAACCGGAGTCTCTCCTTGCTGGGTCGGGGAGTGTGAGTGTCTCCGGTGCTGATTTCTTTCTTGGTCTGTCTTTGGGAACAGAGAGGAAGTCCGGGGCTTCTGTGGAAAGGGGGGTGGACGGGGCActggatggtccgctgtgggtGCAGGATGGCAGGGGTGTCTCGCTGATGGAGATGGCTGGAGGAAATGTGCCTAGCTTCTTATTGGTGGCTTCTTGTGTGGTGCGCTCAAACTCTCTCACCTCCTCCATTGTCATGTCTTTGAGTGGAGAGACAGAAAGTTCTCTGagtcatacattttttatgcaGAGTATCTGTCATAGGtatattcaaataaaagtgGAACAAAATGTGGTAATTAAGGCAGAAGCAGAGGTGAGAAAGGAAACGTGAGAACTCTGGGAAATTAAAGTTTTCTGGTTCCTGCAGTAGCATACCACTCAAATGCAATTACACAAGATTCCTGGGCAGGTTATTACTTTACTTAAGTCCTAAGGAGTTTAACACCAATCGTAATGTGTACTACTTCTGggtttataaaaaataagtcATATTTTGCAAGAGATAtgttaatgaaaatgaaaataattaaaaaagaaactgaaatAAGCATATCCAATCATTCAAAGCTTATGAAGAATAGAAAACCTTTTAAATGAATTACACATGACTACATTTCAAAGGAAAATAATGAGATTTCTGTTCCATAAACTATGCTTTAATATATTCAgtaattctttttaaatgctCCTTTCTGGTTTAATCAAGAAAGCACAAGTATTGCAAGCCTACATACAGatctataaaattatatatatggtCTAAGCACTGATTTAACAAGCTAAATGCATGACTGCAGACTTCTTCACTAGAGAACAAACAGGAGGGTATTAGTTTGCAAATTAAGCAATATCTAAATGAAGAACAGAACACAATCATGAAACAAACCAATGACAGAACAGGGCAGATACAAGACAAGGAAAAATCACAATAATTAGAAGCTTATCTTGTTAATAGGTTTTGTGTTTATGGTTTGTCACTAAATTCTTGTAAACAGGAGCCAGATTTTAAATAAGTAACCAGAATTGTTCAGGGCCACCACATGAACAGAATGAACTATaaaaactctcagaaccaaaaAATGTAGGGTTGACTTGCATCAGTACCATCATACACATACAGCGCATTTTCACCTGGGCATTAAGACCATGTTGATGACTTTTGAGTCTCAATAATCATACAAATGAACAACCTGAGATGTGCTATCTAAGAAAATGCAGAATAAATAATTGTCCTTCTACGTACCAATCCATTCATCCACCCAGGCAAAGGCCTGTCTGTGACCTAGTAACAACACGTCCCTTATCACcttgagagtgagagagagacacacacagagagagaaggactGGTTAAGAAGACAGTCTTTATTAATTACCTACTCATTAACAGTCATGATTAATATGCTGTGTTCATATTtctgtataattaataaaagcagCTGGAAAACATGGAGAAAATGGATCTaagtggtgctgagagaggtTTTGTGAGGTAAGTGCTCGGTTAAAGTTAGTGTAATAAGCACATTAGATAataaaagagagggaaagaccTTGTGAACAAACTGCTCCACTCGTGTCTGCAGGCCCCACACCTCGAACTTCACCGTCACCAGCTTATAGGAGCACATGAGGGGCTCCTGAGTGTCTCTCCAGCCCTCCTGCAGCAATCCCCGTGCTGTCTTCTCTGACTTAAAATAGCGCAGGTCCTGAggaagaaaatgtaaacattggGAAGGTATCTACAAATGGTCCCCTGTCACAAATCACATTCATGTCCTCTGCATAATTTGCAAAATTTTTGAAAGCGTGTTCAAATCAATTATAGAAATTGTTTATGatgcaaaaaatatgaaatacattttccacAAGACAGGATCCAGAACTACACAACTTTTTTCAGAAAATGCTTttgctgaggtttttttttaaatagtgccACAGATTTCAACTGGACGGTAATCAGAGCTTTAACTAGGTCATTGAAAGATGTACATGCTGTCTGATTTACAGGCAGCACA
Coding sequences within:
- the pitpnc1a gene encoding cytoplasmic phosphatidylinositol transfer protein 1 isoform X1, which encodes MLMKEYRICMPLTVEEYRIGQLYMISKHSHEQSERGEGVEVVQNEPFEDPTYGSGQFTEKRVYLNNKLPSWARAVVPKIFYVTEKAWNYYPHTITEYTCSFLPKFSIHIETKYEDNNGSNDNIFEEPKVEDTEVCFVDIAYDEIPERYYKESEDLRYFKSEKTARGLLQEGWRDTQEPLMCSYKLVTVKFEVWGLQTRVEQFVHKVIRDVLLLGHRQAFAWVDEWIDMTMEEVREFERTTQEATNKKLGTFPPAISISETPLPSCTHSGPSSAPSTPLSTEAPDFLSVPKDRPRKKSAPETLTLPDPARRDSGYRLTSLFSWGSSSRQPE
- the pitpnc1a gene encoding cytoplasmic phosphatidylinositol transfer protein 1 isoform X3; this translates as MISKHSHEQSERGEGVEVVQNEPFEDPTYGSGQFTEKRVYLNNKLPSWARAVVPKIFYVTEKAWNYYPHTITEYTCSFLPKFSIHIETKYEDNNGSNDNIFEEPKVEDTEVCFVDIAYDEIPERYYKESEDLRYFKSEKTARGLLQEGWRDTQEPLMCSYKLVTVKFEVWGLQTRVEQFVHKVIRDVLLLGHRQAFAWVDEWIDMTMEEVREFERTTQEATNKKLGTFPPAISISETPLPSCTHSGPSSAPSTPLSTEAPDFLSVPKDRPRKKSAPETLTLPDPARRDSGYRLTSLFSWGSSSRQPE
- the pitpnc1a gene encoding cytoplasmic phosphatidylinositol transfer protein 1 isoform X2 — encoded protein: MICRHQRIGQLYMISKHSHEQSERGEGVEVVQNEPFEDPTYGSGQFTEKRVYLNNKLPSWARAVVPKIFYVTEKAWNYYPHTITEYTCSFLPKFSIHIETKYEDNNGSNDNIFEEPKVEDTEVCFVDIAYDEIPERYYKESEDLRYFKSEKTARGLLQEGWRDTQEPLMCSYKLVTVKFEVWGLQTRVEQFVHKVIRDVLLLGHRQAFAWVDEWIDMTMEEVREFERTTQEATNKKLGTFPPAISISETPLPSCTHSGPSSAPSTPLSTEAPDFLSVPKDRPRKKSAPETLTLPDPARRDSGYRLTSLFSWGSSSRQPE